Part of the Acidobacteriota bacterium genome, GTGCTGCGGATGCTGTCGCGGCAGCCTGAGCAGCGGCCGCTGCCCTGGGAGACGGAGAAACGGCTACGGGCCCTGGTTCCGTGAAGAATCGCGAGTTTCGTTTCTCCCGTTCGCCCCGCCGCGAGCAGCGATTCGAAGCCGATCGAACGACCGTCGAGGAAGCCAGACCATGAAGATCGAGCCCCCGTTGCAGGACGAGTTCCAGCCTTTCGCCTCGCTCTACGTCGACCGCGTGCCGACGGATGGCGCCGTCCTCGACCACTTGCGGGCCAACGGCGAAGCCCTCAGGTCGCTCTTGGAGCCCCTGTCGGACACGCAATGGCACTTTCGCTATGCCCCCGGAAAGTGGTCCGTGAAGGAGGTCCTGCTCCACGTCATCGACACGGAGCGCATCCTGACCTACCGAGCCCTGCGCGTCGGTCGTGGCGATCCCACCGAGCTTTCCGGCTTCGATCAGGACCTGCTGATGCAGCAGGTCATCGCCGACCACCGTTCGGCCGCCAGCCTGCTGGCGGAGCACGCCGTCGTTCGGAACGCCACCCTGAGTCTTTTCGAGAGCTTCGACGAGGCCGCCTGGCAGCGCCGCGGAGTGGTCGGCGGAGGACCCTTGAGCGTGCGAGCCGTGGCCTATTTCGTGGCCGGTCACGAGCTCCATCACCGGGAGATCTTGCAGCGCCGATACCTGGCGTCCGACGCCGGCTGAAGAAACCTTCTGCGTCGTTGTCGTACCAAGAGGATGGACCCGCAGAAGCGGTGGTTTCGAGGACATTCCGGATGGAGGCGGACGATGCTTGCAAAGTCGAAGGGGGTGGGATGGCTGCTGGGGCTGATCGTGTTGCTGGCAGCGCCGTTGGTGAGCGCCGACGACGAGGCGCCGAAGGGTTTCGAAGGGCAGGCCTTCTTCTTCGCCCTGTCGGTGGCCGATGTCGAAGCCAGCGTCGCCTGGTACCAGCGAGTGCTGGGCTTCGAGCCGGTCCGGGAGGTCGATGTCGCGGCGCGCGGCCTGCGCATTCGCTTGCTGCGCCGGCCCGGGGCATATCTCGAGCTGATCGAGCTCGCCGGTGCCCGCTCCGCGGCCGAGATCGATCCCGAGATCGCCAAGGCCTATGAGGTCCTCGGTCCCTTCAAGATCGGTTTCCAGGTCGAGAGCCTGGATCGTACGCTGCAGCTCTTCGAGGCTCAGAAAGTGCCGCTGCGGGGCTCGGTGATCGCCGAAGACGACCTCCGCCTGCGGTCGACTCAGATCGTCGATCCGGACGGCAACGTCCTGCAGATCTTCGAGTCCCTCGACTGAGTCTCTGGAGGGTCGCTGCGAGACGCTCACGGTCTCGCTGACGGGCGCTGAAAGAGTCGCGTGGCGACTTCTTCAGCGCCTGTTTTTCTTTCCGGCGGTCTAGAGGCGCCTTGCCGTCGCAGCCCGGCGTCATCCACTTCCATCCCCATTCGGGCTTCTAACCGGCCGCCCGGACAGGTGTCCGGGTGGCGCCGGACACCTGTCAACGGCTTTGCCGTCATTCTATTCGTTGATTCCCTTCAAGTACCTGATGGGTAGTGGTTTAGGTCTTTATCGAGGGTTGGCCCGAGACTTGCTGTAGAGAGCAGACGGGAGGATGAAGACGTGATTCGAGATAGCTCAGCCATGGATCGCTCGGTCGACCGGCCGCGCCGCCGTCGTTGGCCCCTGCTGTTGCTGCTGGCGGCCTCGATCGCCGGAGCGATCTATGCCTATCCGTCGGTCAAGCGGTGGGCCAGCTCGGAGACCTCCGTGTCGCTGGCAGAGATTCGTATCGGCACCGTCGAACGCGGCGACCTGGTGCACGACGTTTCCGTGCAGGGCAACGTGGTGGCGGCCTTTCGGCCGACCCTGGTGAGCCCGGTGCGGGGCATCGTGCGGGTGGTCGCCGAGGCCGGCAAGCTGGCCGAAGCCGGCGAAGTGCTGGCCCGCCTGTCGAATCCGGAGATCGAGAGTCGCCTGCAGCAGGAGCGCTCGACTCTCGAGTCGCTGCGCTCGGAGGTCGAGCGGCAGCGCATCCTGGCCAAGCAGGGCAGCCTGCAGGGGGAGCAGGACATCCGCCTGCTCGAGGTCGAGGTCGAGGCCGCCCGGCGCGCCCTCGAGCGCGCCGAGCGCTCGCGGGCCGAGGGCTTGCTCAACGTCGTCGAGCTGGAAAAGGCTCAGGACGAGGTCGAGGTCTCGACCCTCGAGCTCGAGCTCGCCCGCCAGCGCCTCGCCCTCGACCGCGAAATGCTCGACTTCGAGGTGCGCGAGAAGGAGGCCGAGGTGGTGCGCCAGGGATTGGTGGTGGCGGATCTCGAGCGTCAGGTCGACGAGCTGACGGTGCGGGCGCCGGTTTCGAGCCTGGTGTCACGAGTCGAGGTCACCGACCGCGAATCGGTGACCGTCGGCCAGGCTCTGGTGGCGCTGGTCGACCTGTCCGCCTTCGAGATCGAAGTATCCGTGCCGGAGAGCTACACCCAGCAGCTCGGTCCCGGCACGGAGGCGGTGATCTCGGTCGGCGGGCGTGATTTTCGCGGCGTGCTGGAGTCGCTGTCGGCGGAGGTTCGGGGGAGCCGGGTGCAGGGCGTGGTGGCCTTCTCCGGTGAGGCCCCGGAGGGTTTGAAGCAAAACCAGCGAGTCACCACTCGGCTGCTCCTCGACACCCGTAGCGACACCCTCAAGGTGCCGCGCGGGGCGTTTCTGGAGAGCGGCGGCG contains:
- a CDS encoding DinB family protein, which codes for MKIEPPLQDEFQPFASLYVDRVPTDGAVLDHLRANGEALRSLLEPLSDTQWHFRYAPGKWSVKEVLLHVIDTERILTYRALRVGRGDPTELSGFDQDLLMQQVIADHRSAASLLAEHAVVRNATLSLFESFDEAAWQRRGVVGGGPLSVRAVAYFVAGHELHHREILQRRYLASDAG
- a CDS encoding VOC family protein — translated: MLAKSKGVGWLLGLIVLLAAPLVSADDEAPKGFEGQAFFFALSVADVEASVAWYQRVLGFEPVREVDVAARGLRIRLLRRPGAYLELIELAGARSAAEIDPEIAKAYEVLGPFKIGFQVESLDRTLQLFEAQKVPLRGSVIAEDDLRLRSTQIVDPDGNVLQIFESLD
- a CDS encoding HlyD family efflux transporter periplasmic adaptor subunit; translated protein: MIRDSSAMDRSVDRPRRRRWPLLLLLAASIAGAIYAYPSVKRWASSETSVSLAEIRIGTVERGDLVHDVSVQGNVVAAFRPTLVSPVRGIVRVVAEAGKLAEAGEVLARLSNPEIESRLQQERSTLESLRSEVERQRILAKQGSLQGEQDIRLLEVEVEAARRALERAERSRAEGLLNVVELEKAQDEVEVSTLELELARQRLALDREMLDFEVREKEAEVVRQGLVVADLERQVDELTVRAPVSSLVSRVEVTDRESVTVGQALVALVDLSAFEIEVSVPESYTQQLGPGTEAVISVGGRDFRGVLESLSAEVRGSRVQGVVAFSGEAPEGLKQNQRVTTRLLLDTRSDTLKVPRGAFLESGGGRLAYVVEDGLAVLRDIEVGARSVAEVEILSGLDVGDRIVLSDTNRFEGAEKILLRR